The following are encoded together in the Geobacter sulfurreducens PCA genome:
- the gptM gene encoding geopeptide radical SAM maturase, translated as MVLSRHVIITPCPDRPGTSILFSAKRGALILVDDELLAAIGAGGLDADEEQTLAELGFLVPDHDSEQQEMCSFVDESNRASRSFAALIILNLSCNLACSYCFEGNRRGAHFMDDDTADRLVAYLVSGPVAEGRSLSLRFYGGEPLLSVPTIRRIARPLKKVMDARGLSFSFSLTTNGTLLTRELVEELIPLGLVGATVTLDGPPDIHDAARPFVGGEGSFSVIFANLKAVADLIALEIGGNFTPETYREYPRLFDLLVAEGLGPERLALVRFNAVMSAGENRALPEFTGGCASVNEPWLKDATLFIREELLRRGFPAPGLSPHYCAIEAEDSLIVNHDGTFYRCPAFIGIEGLAAGSLDDGLSDHAASHGLGAWKNEECLSCAYLPLCFGGCRYYGYLEHGRIDRVSCGRDLFDAIVGPFLALEVKYRHQPGEDASDTDGDSD; from the coding sequence ATGGTCTTATCGCGCCATGTGATTATTACTCCCTGCCCGGACCGGCCGGGCACGTCCATCCTGTTTTCCGCCAAGCGAGGAGCGCTCATCCTGGTGGATGATGAGTTGCTTGCTGCCATCGGTGCCGGAGGGCTCGACGCCGACGAGGAGCAGACCCTGGCCGAACTGGGGTTTCTCGTGCCCGATCACGACAGTGAGCAGCAGGAAATGTGCTCCTTTGTTGATGAAAGCAACCGTGCGAGCCGATCGTTTGCCGCCCTGATCATCCTGAACCTGAGCTGCAACCTGGCCTGCTCTTACTGTTTCGAGGGAAACAGGAGGGGCGCGCATTTCATGGACGACGACACGGCGGATCGCCTGGTGGCCTATCTCGTTTCAGGGCCCGTTGCCGAGGGGAGATCGCTGTCGCTCAGGTTCTACGGCGGCGAACCGCTCCTGAGCGTCCCCACCATACGGCGTATTGCCCGTCCCTTGAAGAAAGTGATGGATGCCCGAGGCCTGTCCTTCAGTTTCTCCCTGACCACCAACGGAACGCTCCTGACCCGGGAACTGGTAGAGGAACTCATCCCCTTGGGTCTTGTCGGTGCAACGGTTACTCTCGACGGTCCTCCGGATATCCATGATGCGGCCCGGCCGTTTGTGGGAGGGGAGGGGAGTTTTTCCGTCATTTTCGCCAACCTCAAGGCCGTTGCGGATCTCATAGCCCTGGAGATCGGTGGCAACTTCACTCCCGAAACCTACCGGGAATATCCGCGCCTCTTCGATCTGCTCGTGGCAGAGGGCCTCGGTCCGGAGCGGCTCGCTCTCGTTCGGTTCAACGCGGTCATGTCGGCGGGAGAGAATCGGGCACTCCCCGAGTTTACGGGGGGGTGCGCGTCGGTGAATGAACCCTGGCTCAAGGATGCCACCCTTTTTATCCGTGAGGAGCTGCTGCGCCGAGGATTCCCCGCACCGGGGCTTTCACCTCATTACTGCGCCATTGAGGCTGAGGACTCACTCATTGTGAACCATGATGGGACCTTCTACCGCTGTCCCGCCTTTATCGGCATTGAAGGGCTTGCGGCGGGCAGTCTTGATGACGGCCTGTCTGATCATGCCGCCAGCCATGGCCTTGGGGCCTGGAAGAACGAGGAATGCCTGAGCTGCGCCTATCTGCCCCTCTGCTTCGGTGGCTGTCGCTATTATGGTTACCTGGAGCATGGCAGGATCGACCGCGTGTCCTGTGGCCGAGATTTGTTCGATGCTATTGTGGGGCCGTTTCTCGCCCTTGAGGTGAAATACCGCCACCAGCCGGGCGAGGATGCCTCCGATACGGACGGCGACTCGGATTGA
- a CDS encoding PHP domain-containing protein — MKLIDLHVHSYHSDGVLAPAVLVAMAAERGLASLAIADHDAVDGIDEAVAEGVRLGVDVIPAVELSVELGRFSDLHILGYCIDHHDPAFRDKLAGFRSARDNRGKAILEKINRRLLHSRKAPLSYDEVLSMAGGAVGRPHIGRVLVDNGYARDMEDAFRRYLIPCNVPKRYMPAGEAIAEIRRIGGVSVLAHPPTITDDRRRLRQVVEQLAQLGLDGLEVFNNLCFKDDMLYLERLAEEFGLLMTGGSDFHGFEDDVELGRGRGGLAVAHSLAEKVKELAAQRKHSHA; from the coding sequence ATGAAACTGATCGATCTTCACGTTCACTCATACCATTCCGACGGAGTTCTTGCCCCGGCCGTCCTGGTCGCCATGGCCGCCGAGCGAGGGCTGGCATCGCTCGCCATTGCCGATCACGATGCCGTTGACGGCATTGACGAGGCCGTGGCGGAAGGCGTGCGGCTCGGCGTCGACGTCATCCCCGCCGTGGAGCTTTCCGTTGAACTGGGACGCTTCAGCGACCTGCACATTCTCGGCTACTGCATTGATCACCACGATCCAGCCTTTCGCGATAAACTCGCCGGCTTCAGGTCCGCGCGCGACAACCGGGGCAAGGCGATCCTCGAAAAGATCAACCGCCGGCTGCTCCACTCCCGCAAGGCGCCCCTTTCCTATGATGAGGTCCTTTCCATGGCCGGCGGCGCCGTGGGTCGGCCTCATATCGGCCGCGTACTGGTCGATAATGGGTATGCGCGGGACATGGAAGACGCCTTTCGGCGCTATCTGATCCCCTGTAACGTACCGAAGCGTTACATGCCGGCCGGCGAGGCAATTGCCGAAATCCGCCGCATTGGCGGCGTGTCGGTGTTAGCGCACCCCCCGACCATTACCGATGACCGGCGCCGGTTGCGACAGGTTGTCGAACAACTGGCGCAGCTGGGGCTTGACGGACTCGAAGTGTTCAACAACCTCTGCTTCAAGGACGACATGCTCTACCTCGAACGCCTCGCCGAGGAATTCGGGCTGCTGATGACGGGAGGATCCGACTTCCACGGCTTCGAGGACGACGTGGAGCTGGGGCGCGGCCGCGGCGGTCTTGCCGTTGCCCACAGCTTGGCGGAAAAAGTAAAAGAACTGGCAGCGCAACGAAAACACTCCCACGCCTGA
- the nth gene encoding endonuclease III domain-containing protein, producing MKESDIHVVMAGLAEAVKQWPSPAVTIVSQREGNPFKVLVSCILSLRTQDRTTGPASERLFALADTPAAMVRLSKDDIEKAIYPVGFYHTKAEQILEICRVLLERYDGGVPDELDELLAFKGVGRKTANLVITLGFGKPGICVDTHVHRICNRWGYIRTKTPEQTEFSLRRILPHRYWLVINDYLVTFGQNHCTPVSPRCSTCVLAQWCDCVGVAKHR from the coding sequence ATGAAAGAAAGCGATATCCACGTCGTCATGGCCGGCTTGGCTGAGGCCGTGAAACAGTGGCCGTCCCCCGCCGTTACCATCGTTTCGCAGCGGGAGGGCAATCCCTTCAAGGTCCTCGTCTCCTGCATCCTGTCGCTGCGCACCCAGGACCGGACTACCGGACCGGCATCGGAGCGTCTCTTCGCTCTGGCGGATACACCCGCCGCAATGGTGCGTTTGTCAAAGGACGACATCGAGAAGGCTATCTATCCTGTGGGTTTTTACCACACCAAGGCTGAACAGATCCTCGAAATCTGCCGTGTTCTTCTGGAACGGTACGACGGCGGAGTTCCCGATGAACTCGATGAGCTTCTCGCATTCAAGGGGGTCGGGCGCAAAACGGCAAACTTGGTGATCACTCTCGGTTTCGGGAAGCCGGGAATCTGCGTCGACACCCACGTCCACCGAATCTGCAACCGCTGGGGATACATCAGGACCAAGACTCCTGAGCAAACGGAGTTTTCTCTGCGTCGTATCCTTCCGCATCGCTATTGGCTGGTCATTAACGACTACCTTGTTACCTTTGGCCAGAATCACTGCACTCCCGTTTCCCCCCGCTGTTCAACTTGTGTCCTTGCCCAATGGTGCGACTGCGTAGGGGTTGCGAAGCATCGATAG
- a CDS encoding NAD(P)-dependent oxidoreductase, translating into MLRKVGFLGLGTVGRHMAANLLKGNYELAVYDSDPAAVADLAALGATGAATPREVAKGRDIVIHIRPEKERLRPDIYGPDGIFAGIDPGTILVDMGTHSLTSTMEMADEAAKHRVMFLDAPVWGTKEHAANGLLTILAGGDPSLVGRCRELFSFFGLNIIHVGSIGDATRMKFVVNLVQAELMQALAESIVFGEKLGFTADRILEVLDSGGVASPLFHSKGRSIARGDFTRNLALKYVHEQLELVLEKAEKLGLELPAAKVACATYEQGVKDGRGEEDFSSVVKVLRK; encoded by the coding sequence ATGCTGAGAAAAGTCGGTTTCTTGGGGTTGGGTACGGTCGGGCGGCACATGGCTGCCAACCTCTTGAAGGGGAATTACGAACTGGCGGTTTATGATTCTGACCCGGCAGCGGTTGCTGATCTGGCGGCCCTGGGCGCCACGGGAGCAGCCACGCCCCGTGAGGTTGCCAAGGGAAGGGATATCGTCATCCACATCCGTCCCGAGAAAGAGCGGCTTCGTCCCGACATCTACGGTCCTGACGGGATTTTCGCGGGTATTGACCCCGGCACGATCCTTGTCGACATGGGAACCCACTCTCTGACGAGCACCATGGAGATGGCCGATGAGGCCGCCAAGCATCGCGTCATGTTCCTTGACGCGCCGGTGTGGGGAACCAAGGAGCATGCCGCCAACGGCCTGTTGACCATCCTGGCGGGAGGGGATCCCTCGCTGGTCGGGCGCTGCCGCGAACTGTTCTCCTTCTTTGGGCTGAATATCATCCATGTGGGAAGCATCGGAGACGCTACCCGGATGAAGTTTGTGGTGAACCTGGTCCAGGCCGAACTCATGCAAGCCCTTGCCGAGTCCATCGTGTTCGGAGAGAAGCTTGGATTTACCGCTGACCGGATTCTTGAAGTGCTCGATTCGGGCGGAGTGGCCTCGCCCCTCTTCCACTCAAAGGGGCGCAGCATTGCCCGTGGTGATTTCACCCGGAATCTGGCCCTTAAATACGTGCACGAACAACTGGAGCTGGTGCTGGAAAAGGCTGAAAAACTGGGTCTGGAACTGCCGGCAGCCAAGGTGGCCTGCGCCACCTATGAGCAGGGCGTCAAGGACGGGCGGGGTGAGGAAGACTTCTCTTCGGTCGTGAAGGTGCTCAGAAAATAA
- the rlmD gene encoding 23S rRNA (uracil(1939)-C(5))-methyltransferase RlmD: MNKKRSPKTVLAAGPSSKRGDLIELAVTALDEDGNGIGTHDGTNVHVIGALPDERVRARLTHVGKRHLHAEAVEVLTPSRARLAQPSCKRAGSCDGCPLIVMHYPDQLNWKRTFTERQIRRYQTLGAAEVLATLPSPNQLHYRNSAKLVVSGTFRRPVIGIYRRNSHQVMDIGTCPLHHPLINRVVTAVKEGIAKCKVQVYNPRTGSGLLRYLVVRISERTGTAMAVFVTVERNYNEIHHLAKHLQQSVPQVEVVVQNVNSSEGNVILGQRDYFLTRQHALTEELGGIRFTISPRSFFQVNSGGARIIYETVRQWSSLTGKESVVDLYCGIGGIALFLAGTAREVHGIEVVEAAVNDAESNARLNRIHNCSFEAGDAAELIEELVEEGERLDLVVLNPPRKGCDAGVLNKVAAAGPARIVYVSCAPATLARDLDILAGLGYATLRVQPVDMFPQTPHVENIALLVKKLPRNDRLESPAKERSRPRASHKAKGGAV; the protein is encoded by the coding sequence ATGAATAAAAAACGATCTCCCAAAACCGTACTCGCAGCCGGCCCCTCCTCCAAACGAGGTGATCTGATCGAGCTTGCCGTTACCGCCCTCGACGAGGATGGAAACGGTATCGGCACCCATGACGGTACCAACGTCCATGTGATAGGGGCTTTACCTGATGAACGGGTGCGGGCTCGCCTTACCCACGTGGGCAAAAGGCACCTCCACGCAGAAGCGGTCGAGGTGCTCACCCCATCGCGGGCAAGACTTGCACAGCCCTCCTGTAAAAGGGCCGGCAGTTGCGACGGCTGTCCGCTGATCGTTATGCATTATCCGGACCAGCTAAACTGGAAGCGCACCTTCACCGAGCGTCAGATCCGCCGCTACCAGACGTTGGGCGCTGCGGAGGTGCTGGCGACACTTCCCTCCCCCAATCAGCTTCACTATCGCAACTCGGCGAAACTGGTGGTTTCTGGGACGTTCCGCCGCCCGGTGATCGGCATTTACCGACGCAACAGCCATCAGGTCATGGATATCGGCACATGCCCCCTCCATCATCCTCTTATCAACCGAGTCGTTACAGCCGTGAAGGAGGGAATCGCCAAGTGCAAGGTCCAGGTCTACAATCCGCGGACCGGAAGCGGCCTTCTCCGTTATCTGGTGGTACGGATTTCGGAACGGACGGGCACGGCCATGGCGGTGTTTGTCACGGTCGAGCGCAACTACAATGAAATCCACCACCTGGCGAAGCACCTGCAGCAGAGCGTCCCCCAGGTCGAGGTAGTTGTTCAGAACGTCAACTCATCGGAGGGGAATGTCATCCTCGGACAGCGGGACTACTTTCTGACCCGCCAGCATGCCCTTACGGAGGAGTTGGGCGGCATCCGCTTCACCATTTCACCCCGGTCCTTCTTTCAGGTAAACAGCGGCGGGGCCCGGATCATATACGAGACGGTCCGCCAATGGAGCAGCCTGACCGGCAAGGAGTCCGTTGTCGATCTTTACTGCGGCATCGGTGGCATCGCACTCTTTCTCGCGGGCACGGCCCGCGAGGTTCACGGCATTGAAGTTGTGGAAGCGGCGGTAAACGACGCCGAAAGCAACGCCCGGCTGAACCGCATCCACAACTGCAGCTTCGAGGCGGGTGATGCAGCCGAACTGATTGAGGAACTCGTGGAGGAGGGTGAACGTCTTGACCTGGTCGTACTCAATCCACCGCGAAAGGGATGTGACGCTGGCGTTCTCAATAAAGTCGCCGCAGCCGGACCTGCGCGGATAGTCTACGTTTCCTGCGCCCCTGCCACCCTCGCCCGCGACCTGGACATCCTCGCCGGCCTGGGGTATGCCACCCTCCGGGTGCAACCCGTCGACATGTTCCCCCAGACCCCCCACGTGGAGAACATAGCCTTGCTTGTCAAGAAGTTGCCGCGCAATGACCGGCTTGAGTCGCCGGCCAAAGAGCGCAGCCGTCCCCGGGCCAGCCACAAGGCAAAAGGGGGAGCCGTCTGA
- a CDS encoding HEAT repeat domain-containing protein — MVELYLHLLTTGMIRDFIVAVNILLFVVTLGLFLTLLFHKVYVERRTRRLAALKERYLEELTHKCYEPTLAIPKPTTALEYDALGAVFATMLVNVSGAMAASVRCFIRELGIDAYYRARVRSRSWVKRYVAVEKLGYFGFPELKPLFRSLLDTERDTRIIPKLVWALSVIADRDDVPFINRVLKDPLFMSAKFNEYIYTNIIRAFRERDQEQELLELFTFLMDDEALPVILKRDIIQACGSEMFLIAKDLAADCFRRFHEVAEMRIACIRTLQRFSAVDTEVLLSECLRDTDWRIRGVAAKSAHLYSPAVVGSLRQLLHDESYHVRINSALSLSRMGEAGLEVLVDATRSEDRFVRDVSQYVLKRLIYAS; from the coding sequence ATGGTCGAGCTTTACTTGCATCTGCTAACTACCGGCATGATCAGGGATTTCATCGTTGCGGTGAATATCCTGCTCTTTGTCGTCACACTCGGTCTTTTCCTGACCCTTTTGTTTCACAAGGTTTACGTGGAGAGGCGCACCCGCCGCCTTGCTGCTCTCAAGGAGCGGTATCTCGAAGAGCTGACGCACAAATGCTATGAACCAACCCTTGCGATCCCGAAGCCGACCACGGCACTGGAGTACGATGCTCTTGGCGCCGTGTTTGCCACGATGCTCGTGAACGTCTCCGGCGCCATGGCCGCCAGCGTGCGATGCTTCATCCGCGAACTGGGCATTGATGCCTATTACCGGGCTCGCGTCCGGTCCCGCTCGTGGGTGAAGAGGTATGTGGCGGTCGAGAAACTCGGCTATTTCGGCTTTCCCGAGCTGAAGCCCCTGTTTCGTTCACTGCTCGATACCGAGAGGGATACGCGGATCATTCCCAAGCTCGTCTGGGCTCTCAGCGTGATTGCCGACCGTGACGACGTGCCATTCATCAATCGCGTCCTGAAAGATCCCCTGTTCATGTCAGCCAAGTTCAACGAATATATTTACACGAATATTATTCGTGCGTTCCGTGAGCGGGATCAGGAGCAGGAACTGCTGGAACTGTTCACATTTCTCATGGACGACGAAGCGCTGCCGGTCATTCTCAAGCGGGATATCATCCAGGCGTGCGGCAGCGAGATGTTCCTCATCGCCAAGGATCTTGCAGCTGACTGCTTCCGCCGCTTCCACGAAGTGGCCGAGATGCGGATCGCCTGCATTCGCACTCTGCAGCGTTTTTCGGCGGTGGACACGGAGGTGCTTCTGAGCGAATGCCTCCGGGATACCGATTGGCGAATCAGAGGCGTTGCCGCCAAGAGTGCCCACCTTTACTCCCCGGCAGTCGTGGGTTCATTGCGGCAGCTGCTCCACGACGAAAGCTACCACGTGCGGATTAATTCCGCACTCTCTCTCTCCAGAATGGGAGAGGCGGGGCTCGAAGTCCTCGTGGATGCAACCCGGAGCGAGGACCGGTTCGTGCGCGATGTTTCTCAATACGTGCTGAAGAGGCTCATCTATGCTTCATAA
- a CDS encoding glycosyltransferase family 2 protein: MLHNIVAFLLAIQPVIFIYFIVLNGFYTLFTIISLRDIRNYLNAVTSQSIDNVLNGMFYRPLSILVPAYNEEKTIVSSVKSLLALRYPEYEVIVINDGSTDGTLESLINEFRLVRIDKPISLHVPHRPIIAKYVSVDHPYLFVLDKENGGKADALNAGINASQFPLFCSIDADSVLEDDALIRATRLFVEDREVVATGGIVRVLNGCEVEDGIVKGVRAPRGMLECFQTVEYTKGFLSGRTSWNYFRSLLIISGAFGIFRKDMVMAVKGYRESVGEDMDLVVRLHRHCRQNRIRYKVVFVPDPVCWTQVPSDMASLLKQRNRWHRGLIDSLWHNRGMFLNPRYGTVGLFGFPYFVTVELLGPAVEFIGYFGFVLLFFLGQVNREFAILFFLLAVLWGTWINLGSIFLDNLIYKRYKGLGDVLKLCLFGLLEFFGYRQIIVVERLIATFMFWKKGWGKPKRKEIDGEVSGSVA; encoded by the coding sequence ATGCTTCATAACATCGTTGCCTTCCTGCTGGCGATCCAGCCGGTGATCTTCATTTATTTCATCGTGCTGAACGGGTTCTACACCCTGTTCACCATCATCTCCCTGCGTGACATCCGCAACTATCTGAATGCCGTCACGAGCCAGAGCATCGACAACGTGCTCAACGGGATGTTCTATCGGCCCCTGTCTATCCTCGTGCCCGCCTACAACGAGGAAAAGACCATCGTTTCCTCGGTGAAGTCGCTGCTCGCCCTGCGGTATCCCGAGTACGAAGTCATCGTCATCAACGACGGGTCCACCGACGGCACTCTTGAAAGTCTCATCAACGAATTCCGTCTTGTCCGGATCGACAAGCCCATCAGCCTGCATGTTCCCCATCGGCCGATCATTGCCAAGTACGTTTCCGTCGACCATCCCTACCTCTTCGTGCTGGACAAGGAGAACGGCGGCAAGGCCGATGCCCTCAACGCGGGGATAAACGCTTCCCAGTTTCCCCTGTTCTGCTCGATCGATGCCGACTCCGTGCTTGAGGACGATGCGCTCATCCGTGCGACGCGGCTTTTCGTGGAAGACCGGGAGGTCGTTGCCACCGGCGGTATCGTGCGGGTCCTTAACGGTTGCGAGGTGGAGGACGGCATCGTCAAGGGGGTCCGCGCTCCCCGGGGGATGCTGGAGTGCTTCCAGACTGTGGAGTACACCAAGGGGTTCCTCTCGGGGCGGACATCGTGGAATTACTTCAGGAGCTTGCTGATCATCTCGGGCGCCTTCGGCATCTTCCGCAAGGACATGGTGATGGCCGTCAAAGGGTACCGCGAGAGCGTGGGCGAGGACATGGACTTGGTGGTGCGGCTCCACCGCCATTGCCGCCAGAACCGGATTCGCTACAAGGTAGTGTTTGTGCCCGATCCTGTCTGTTGGACCCAGGTTCCTTCGGATATGGCATCGCTCCTCAAACAGCGCAATCGCTGGCACCGTGGCCTCATTGACAGCCTTTGGCACAACAGGGGCATGTTCCTCAACCCCCGCTACGGTACGGTCGGACTGTTCGGGTTCCCCTATTTTGTTACGGTTGAACTACTCGGGCCGGCAGTTGAATTTATTGGCTATTTCGGCTTCGTGCTTCTCTTTTTCCTGGGTCAGGTGAATCGCGAGTTTGCAATTCTCTTTTTCCTCCTGGCTGTTCTCTGGGGAACTTGGATTAATCTCGGCTCCATCTTTCTCGATAACCTCATTTACAAGCGCTACAAGGGGTTGGGCGACGTCCTGAAGCTTTGCCTCTTCGGTCTACTCGAATTTTTCGGGTACCGGCAGATCATCGTGGTTGAACGGCTCATCGCCACGTTCATGTTCTGGAAAAAGGGGTGGGGCAAGCCCAAGCGAAAGGAGATCGATGGTGAAGTGTCTGGTTCGGTTGCCTAG
- a CDS encoding tetratricopeptide repeat protein, with the protein MTGKPLTDYVALGFTALERGDCQEAVNIFRRAQETGPTARSFVGLGLAFHRLGDPPAARWAFAKALDLEPADRDANEWIERIGRPAVPARTSGGRGCRFRAGEDFLQIKENGSWRRFFIKGINLGLGLPGYFPGEYPIHRETYRRWFRLMGELGVNSLRVYAVQSPGFYEALADHNEQGGRLFLFQGIWLELPEDGDFRGRDFLAYAHRQIREAVDSVCGSADFPERPGLPHGSYRRDVSPWTAAYVVGREWESCAVRAFNGRYGRKRGGFAGQFLKVDDGLPFEQWAAEICDYLQSYEHATYDCTHPVTTINWPTLDPLTHPSESTYEEGLIRQGFQVNVDVCNEDEDVETFDPALIASRQGAGFFATYHVYPYYPDFLNNDFLDVENPYREYLKRLRRHHGRQPVVIAEFGVPSSREATHWQRDGWHHGGHDEVSQGKINGYMMEAIRDAGLAGGMLFSWFDEWFKRNWVFLPYELPAERNPFWFNHQDAEQTYGLMAAYPGYPGKVVTLAGRREEWRDASLLQEKRGGAPLHRFGDGRDGARTLVRLSARHDEGFFYLCLETAEPVDFSAAHYLIGLNTCGAKAGETLLPFDTNARSPLGLTFLIHLAGEGASRILVSRFYDKYLNEGLPVRPVPSDTGEWVVMQNITNHRRISKDGTRFYPSRVFSMSGLRFGSLDPQSPRFDSLADWHVSGTLIELRLPWGLLNITDPSSRQVLWMAEQGGKTHTTDGIAAIACSYRPSGEGLAARPTGGRTNLADSLPAGLGSDAVRRYQWERWNHPLYHTYLKRSYYLYRDVLDRMPE; encoded by the coding sequence ATGACGGGCAAGCCGCTGACCGACTATGTGGCTCTCGGATTCACGGCCCTGGAACGGGGCGACTGCCAGGAGGCGGTCAACATCTTCCGTCGGGCCCAGGAGACGGGACCGACTGCCCGGAGTTTCGTGGGGCTCGGCCTTGCCTTTCACCGGCTCGGCGATCCGCCGGCAGCCCGCTGGGCCTTTGCCAAGGCCCTCGACCTGGAGCCTGCCGACCGGGATGCCAACGAGTGGATCGAACGGATCGGCAGACCTGCCGTGCCGGCGCGGACCAGCGGGGGCCGCGGATGCCGTTTCCGGGCCGGTGAGGATTTCCTGCAGATCAAGGAGAATGGTTCCTGGCGCAGGTTCTTCATCAAGGGAATCAACCTGGGGCTGGGCCTGCCGGGGTACTTCCCGGGCGAGTACCCTATTCACCGGGAGACCTATCGCCGGTGGTTCCGGCTCATGGGAGAGCTGGGGGTGAACTCGCTACGGGTCTACGCGGTGCAGTCCCCTGGATTCTACGAAGCGCTGGCCGATCATAACGAGCAGGGGGGACGGCTTTTCCTCTTTCAGGGAATCTGGCTGGAGCTGCCCGAAGATGGCGATTTCCGCGGCCGGGACTTTCTGGCGTATGCCCATCGGCAGATTCGCGAGGCGGTGGACTCGGTCTGCGGCAGTGCCGACTTCCCCGAGCGCCCCGGCCTGCCCCACGGTTCCTACCGCCGCGACGTTTCCCCCTGGACTGCCGCCTATGTGGTCGGCCGTGAATGGGAAAGCTGCGCGGTACGCGCTTTCAACGGGCGCTACGGCCGCAAGCGGGGCGGTTTTGCCGGCCAGTTCCTGAAGGTTGACGACGGGCTCCCCTTTGAGCAATGGGCCGCCGAGATCTGCGACTACCTCCAATCCTACGAGCATGCCACCTATGACTGCACCCATCCGGTAACCACCATCAACTGGCCGACACTGGACCCCCTGACCCATCCGTCGGAGTCCACCTACGAAGAGGGGCTCATTCGCCAGGGTTTCCAGGTGAACGTGGACGTCTGCAATGAGGACGAGGACGTGGAGACCTTTGATCCCGCGCTCATCGCCTCGCGGCAAGGGGCGGGGTTCTTTGCCACCTATCACGTCTATCCCTACTATCCCGATTTTCTCAACAACGACTTCCTGGATGTCGAAAACCCCTACCGGGAGTACCTGAAGCGGCTCAGACGCCACCATGGTCGACAGCCTGTGGTTATCGCCGAGTTCGGGGTGCCGTCGAGCCGTGAGGCAACTCACTGGCAGCGAGATGGCTGGCATCATGGCGGTCATGACGAGGTCTCCCAAGGGAAAATCAATGGTTACATGATGGAGGCCATCCGCGACGCGGGGCTGGCCGGGGGGATGCTGTTCAGCTGGTTTGACGAGTGGTTCAAGCGAAACTGGGTCTTTCTTCCCTATGAACTCCCGGCCGAACGCAACCCCTTTTGGTTCAATCACCAGGATGCCGAGCAGACCTACGGCCTCATGGCCGCCTATCCCGGTTATCCCGGCAAGGTCGTGACCCTGGCCGGACGACGTGAAGAATGGCGTGACGCCTCGCTCCTCCAGGAGAAGAGGGGAGGCGCCCCCCTGCACCGTTTCGGCGACGGCCGCGACGGGGCGCGAACCCTCGTGCGGCTTTCAGCGCGGCACGATGAGGGATTTTTCTATCTCTGCCTCGAAACGGCCGAACCGGTCGATTTCAGCGCGGCCCACTACCTGATTGGCCTCAATACCTGTGGGGCGAAGGCGGGGGAGACGCTTCTCCCCTTCGACACCAACGCCCGAAGCCCGCTGGGGCTCACCTTCCTGATCCATCTGGCCGGCGAGGGCGCGAGCCGCATCCTGGTAAGCCGTTTCTACGACAAATATCTCAATGAGGGACTGCCGGTCCGCCCCGTGCCGTCCGATACGGGAGAGTGGGTGGTCATGCAGAACATCACCAACCACCGCCGCATCAGCAAGGACGGCACCCGGTTCTACCCCTCCCGGGTCTTCTCCATGAGCGGGCTGCGCTTCGGCAGCCTCGATCCGCAAAGTCCCCGCTTCGACTCCCTGGCCGACTGGCATGTCTCGGGCACTCTGATTGAGCTTCGGCTGCCCTGGGGGCTCCTGAACATCACCGACCCCAGTTCCCGGCAGGTCCTCTGGATGGCGGAACAAGGGGGCAAGACCCACACCACCGACGGCATTGCCGCCATCGCGTGTTCTTATCGCCCGTCGGGCGAGGGGCTCGCCGCCCGTCCCACGGGCGGGCGGACAAATCTGGCCGATTCCTTGCCCGCCGGTCTCGGCTCTGATGCCGTCCGACGCTATCAATGGGAGAGGTGGAACCACCCCCTGTACCACACCTATCTCAAGCGGAGCTACTACCTCTACCGGGATGTACTCGACCGGATGCCGGAGTGA